From one Esox lucius isolate fEsoLuc1 chromosome 11, fEsoLuc1.pri, whole genome shotgun sequence genomic stretch:
- the LOC117595277 gene encoding NLR family CARD domain-containing protein 3-like: MSLTGEREVEVSASKIRIFGEHDSTAKRVKRQKRPASPVPSCVSIKSDRSTDEHLNFKTGDSGDHIKGPASPVPSCVSMKSDQSMHHPIWFRQGDFSTDQRDQQERSESEILSGQSVQSHQTDLSSIFSLLEQNIMIFVKKELKSFKTILSSDLPEGFKSQREDEEGVDPEDEKQESSAKEGALKITLHVLRNMNQKDLADSLEKNELAVICQHDLKSNLKKKCQCLFEGIAKQGNPTLLNKIYTELYITEGGSGGVNNEHEVRQIETTTRKQARPETAIKCNDIFKPTPGQDKPIRTVLTKGVAGIGKTVSVQKFILDWAEGKANQEVQFVFPLPFRELNLMKGDELSLIQLINHFSVETNKARITNYNTYKVLFIFDGLDECRLPLDFQNNKSCCDVTESSSVDVLLTNLIKGNLLPSALLWITTRPAAANQIPSGCVDLVTEVRGFNDPQKEEFFRKRFSDEDLASRILSHIKTSRSLHIMCHIPVFCWIIATILEYMLTTDDKGELPKTLTDMYSHFLVFQSTHRNVKYDGKKETDPHWNKESILTLGKLAFQQLQKGNLIFYEEDLEECDIDINEASVYSGVSTQIFKEECGLNQDKVFCFVHLSIQEFLAAVYVFLSFINNNNNLMDEQQSTVENVSVQLRYEPEVTFYKTAVDRAFQSKTGHLDLFLRFLLGLSLESNQNHLRGLLTKTKSSSQSHEETIKYIKEKIRENPSSERCINLFHCLNELNDHSLVEEIQRYLSSGSLSREELSPAQWSALVFVLLTSEGEIDVFDLKKYSTSEKGLLGLLPVVKTCRTALLSGCGITEEGCASLVTTLKSNPSHLKELDLSNNQPEDSGVKKLSALIEDPQCRLETLRLSGCGITEEGCASLVSALNSNPSHLKELDLSYNDLKDTGVEKLSVLLKDPQCRLETLRLSGCLVTKEGCASLVSALKSNPSHLKELDLSYNHPGDLGVRLLSAGLEDPHWRLEKLNMHHGGEWRLKSGPKKYVCDLTLDLNTVNRNLSLSEENRKVTRRREEQPYPDHPERFEVRPQVLCREGLSGRCYWEVEWSGEWAVIGVTYKGINRRGYGDDCCLGYNDKSWILECDDDRFSVRHNNKPTYLPVTSSVSHRVGVYLDWTAGTLSFYRVSSDTLTHLYTFNTTFTEPLYLGFWVYSNSSVSLCQMVPVSNTT; this comes from the exons atgagtcttactggggagagggaggttgagGTCTCTGCCTCTAAAATCAGAATTTTTGGTGAACATGATTCCACAGCTAAGag GGTAAAACGGCAGAAGAGACCAGCCTCCCCTGTGCCCAGTTGTGTGTCCATTAAGAGTGACCGGTCTACTGATGAACATTTGAACTTCAAAACAGGAGATTCagg GGACCATATTAAGGGACCAGCATCTcctgtacccagctgtgtgtccatgaagagtgaccAGTCTATGCATCACCCTATATGGTTCAGACAGGGAGACTTCTCTACTGATCAAAG agaccaacaggagagatcagAGTCTGAGATTCTCAGTGGTCAATCTGTCCAGAGTCATCAAACAGACCTGTCCTCTATATTCAGT ttacttgaacagaatatcatgaTATTTGTGAAGAAAGAGTTAAAGAGTTTCAAGACAATACTGAGTTCAGATCTCCCAGAAGGATTTAAGAgtcagagggaggatgaggaaggtgtggaCCCTGAAGATGAGAAGCAGGAGAGCAGTGCCAAAGAGGGGGCTCTGAAGATTACACTGCATGTCCTGAGGAACATGAACCAGAAGGATCTTGCTGACTCACTGGAGAAAA atgagcTTGCTGTGATTTGCCAACATGATCTCAAATCTAACCTGAAGAAGAAGTGTCAGTGCTTATTTGAGGGTATCGCTAAACAAGGGAACCCAACACTTCTCaataagatctacacagagctctacatcacagagggtggaagtggaggagtcaataatgaacatgaggtgagacagattgagacaacAACTAGGAAACAAGCAAGACCAGAGacagcaatcaaatgtaatgacatcttcaaacccacacctggaCAGGACAAACCTATCAGAACTGTGCTGACAAAGGGAGTCgctggaattggaaaaacagtctctgtgcagaagttcattctggactgggctgaaggaaaagccaatcaggaagtccaatttgtatttcccctcccttttagggagttgaaTTTAATGAAAGGGGATGAACTCAGTTTGATTCAACTCATCAATCATTTCTCAGTTGAAACCAATAAAGCAAGAATCACTAACTACAACACATACAAAGTTCtgttcatctttgatggtctggatgagtgccgACTGCCCCTTGACTTCCAGAACAATAAGAGCTGTTGTGATGTGACAGAGTCAAGctcagtggatgtgctgctgacaaacctcatcaagggaaatctgcttccctctgctctcctctggataactaccagacctgcagcagccaatcagatcccttcagggtgtgttgacctggtgacagaggtgagagggttcaatgacccacagaaagaggagttcttcaggaagagattcagtgatgaggacctggccagcagaatcctctcacacataaagacatcaaggagcctccacatcatgtgtcacataccagtcttctgttggatcatTGCTACAATCCTTGAGTACATGTTGACTACAGATGATAAAGGAGAGCTGCCCAAGAccctaacagacatgtactcacacttccttgtgtttcagtccacacacaggaatgtaaagtatgatgggaaaaaagagacagatccACATTGGAAtaaagagagcattctgacactgggaaaactggcttttcaacagctacagaaaggcaatctgattttctatgaagaagacctgGAAGAGTGTGACATTGATATCAATgaagcatcagtgtactcaggagtcagtacacagatctttaaagaggaatgtgggctgaaccaggacaaggtgttttgctttgtccatctgagtattcaggagtttctagctgctgtctatgtgtttctctcattcattaacaacaataataatctaATGGATGAACAACAATCAACTGTTGAAAACGTTTCAGTGCAGTTGAGGTACGAGCCTGAAGTCACATTCTACAAGACTGCTGTGGATCGAGCCTTCCAGAGTAAgactggacacctggaccttttcctccgcttccttctgggtctctcactggagtcGAATCAGAATCATTTACGAGGTCTACTGACAAAGACCAAAAGCAGCTCACAGAGCCATGAAGAAACCATCAAGTACATCAAGGAGAAGATCAGGGAGAATCCCTCTTCAGAGAGGTGCATCAAcctgttccactgtctgaatgaactgaatgaccattctctagtggaggagatccaaagatacctgagttcaggaagtctctccagagaagaactgtcacctgcacagtggtcagctctggtctttgtgttactgacttcagaaggggagattgatgtgtttgacctgaagaaatactcCACATCTGAGAAAGGTCTTCTGGGGTTGTTGCCAGTGGTCAAAACCTGCAGAACTGCTCT actgtcaggttgtggaatcactgaagaaggctgtgcttctctggtcacaactctgaagtcaaacccttcacacctgaaagaactggatctgagtaacaatcagccagaggattcaggagtgaagaAACTCTCTGCTTTGATTGAAgacccacaatgtagactggagactctgag actgtcaggttgtggaatcactgaggaaggctgtgcttctctggtctcagctctgaattcaaacccctcacacctgaaagaattGGATCTGAGttacaatgacctgaaggatacggGAGTGGAGAAGCTCTCTGTTCTGCTGAAGgacccacaatgtagactggagactctgag gctgtcaggctgtctggtcacaaaggaaggctgtgcttctctggtctcagctctgaagtcaaacccctcacacctgaaagaactggatctgagctacaatcacccaggagacttgggagtcagactgctctctgctggactggaagatccacactggagactggagaaactcaa tatgcatcatggtggagagtggaggttgaaatcaggaccgaagaaat atgtctgtgatctcacactggacctaaacacagtaaacagaaacctctctctttctgaggagaacagaaaggtgacaaggaggagagaggagcagccgtatcctgatcacccagagagatttgaggtccggccacaggtgttgtgtagagagggtctgtctggacgctgttactgggaggtagagtggagtggggaaTGGGCTGTAataggagtgacatataaaggaatcaacaggagaggaTATGGTGATGACTGTTGTCTTGGatacaatgacaagtcctggatTCTGGAATGTGATGATGACCGTTTCTCTGTCAGGCACAATAATAAGCCAACTTAcctacctgtcacctcctcagtctcccacagagtaggagtgtatctggactggacagccggcactctgtccttctacagggtctcctctgacacactgacccacctgtacacattcaacaccacattcactgagcccctctatctaGGATTTTGGGTTTATTCtaactcctcagtgtctctgtgtcagatggtccctgtgtcaaacacaacatga